The sequence ACGTCCCTCAGCTCGGGCGTGCCCTCCTCGACCAGCAGCGCCGGTGCCGCCGCGTCCTGGCCTTCCACATGCAGGTCCTGCACCACGGCCGAGGCCCGCACGGTCAGCGGCACCCCGTCCACGGGCGCGATCCGCACCGAGCCGGGGGAGCCCTCGGGGCCGCGGAGCGTCACCGCCCGCTGGACGACGAGATTCTCCCGGTAGGTGCCCGGGGCGATGGTGAGGACGTCGCCGTCGGCGGCGGCCTCCAGGGCGGCGGCGAGCGAAACGTACTCACCCGTGCGGCGCCGCCACCGCGACGTACCGGTGTGCGTCACCTGGACCGTGCCCTGTGCCATGGCGTTGCCGTGCCCCCACCTCGTCGTACTGATGGCTCGCTCCCGCGCGGGGCCTTGCCGCGGGTGCCGGGAACGCTACCGTGCCCGGCCCTGGGGCCCGTGCGCGTTCGCGCTCCCGAAAAACCTGCGTGCCCCTGCGGTTCGCTGCTCCGCGGGTTGTCGCCGAAAGCGTTCCGGCCGGTCCACCGTAGCGTGTGCGTGCATGGTGGGTTGACCAGAGCCGTCGGTCCGTCAGCTGCCGGTGCCCGCCTTGCCCCAGTCCGGGCCCGCCCGCTCCCAGGCCTGGTCCCAGCGTGCGTAGCGCCGGCGCACCATGCGCCAGAGGGTCAGCCGCCGGGCGCCCTCGACCAGGCCCGCGATCAGCAGGGCCGCGCCGAACCCGGCCAGCACCGCGTGCGTCGTCGCGGTGGGGGAGTCCAGCGGCCGGGTCGTTATTCGGCCCTGCGGGTCCGTCCAGATGCTGAAGTGGTCGCCCGGGTGCGGGGACTTGAGGCTCGCCAGGGTCGTGCCGTGCTGCCGGGTACCGCCCGGCGCGGACCAGTTCGCGAGGACGCGGTGGCGGATCTCGCGCGCCGTGGTGGTGTCGGGATCGGCCTCCAGGGGGGCATCCCCCAGGTCACGTACCACCGTTGCCCTGACGAGGTGGCGTGTGTGCTGCTGCTCGCGCACGGAGCGCTGCAGCGCGTCCTGGGCGACGGCGCCGGCCAGACAGCCCGTCAGGGGTGCGGCCACGGTGATCAGCACCAGCGCCACGAGCGCCACCCACGCCTCGGCGAGGTCGGTCGCGCGGCGCAGCGGATTGCGCCGCCAGCGCCACAGACCACTGATGGCCCGCATGCTCCCCACCCCCCTTCCGCTCCGTCATAACCCCGGGCGAGGGCGAGCGACCGCGCCCCGGAGCAAGAGAGAGCGACATCACGTCCGCCGCGGACGGTCACGCACGCGGCTTCTCAGGCGTTTCTCATGTCCTCTCAACGACCGGGCCCCGGTTCGGGTTCCCCCCTCGTGCGGTGTTTCCGGTGCGTCACTCCATCACCCGGACCGTGTCCCCCACCCTGATCGTGCCGCGCGAGAGGGGTACCAGGTTCTGGCCGAAGATCAGCTTCGAGCCGGCCTTGCGGTGGCGTGCCAGGGTGAGCAGGGGCTCCCGGCCGCGTTGGGCGGTGTCCTGGTCGACGGTGGTGACCACGCACCGCCCGCTCGGCTTCGCGACGCGGAAGAGCACCTCGCCGACCGAGACCCGCGACCAGTGGTCCTCGGCCCAGGGCTCGGTGCCCGCGATGACCAGATTGGGCCGGAAGCGGTTCATCGGCAGCGGGCCCTCGTGGGCGTGAGCGCCGTCCGCTATCCGGGAGTTGAGGGCGTCGAGAGAGGCCGCCGTCGTGACGAGCAGGGGATAGCCGTCGGCGAAGCTCACTGTCTCGCCGGGCAGGGCGTACGCGGGGTCGATCGGGCGGCGGGTGGCCGGATCGTC comes from Streptomyces sp. FXJ1.172 and encodes:
- a CDS encoding Rv1733c family protein; protein product: MRAISGLWRWRRNPLRRATDLAEAWVALVALVLITVAAPLTGCLAGAVAQDALQRSVREQQHTRHLVRATVVRDLGDAPLEADPDTTTAREIRHRVLANWSAPGGTRQHGTTLASLKSPHPGDHFSIWTDPQGRITTRPLDSPTATTHAVLAGFGAALLIAGLVEGARRLTLWRMVRRRYARWDQAWERAGPDWGKAGTGS
- a CDS encoding MOSC domain-containing protein — translated: MGHAEVQSIHVHPVKAFRGFAPRQAVVEPWGLTGDRRWALIDDGGKVVTQREQPRLALAAAELLTGGGIRLSAPGRAPLTVPVPEPAETVPMSVFGTKVEAVPATADAHAWCSAYLGADVRLVHMDDPATRRPIDPAYALPGETVSFADGYPLLVTTAASLDALNSRIADGAHAHEGPLPMNRFRPNLVIAGTEPWAEDHWSRVSVGEVLFRVAKPSGRCVVTTVDQDTAQRGREPLLTLARHRKAGSKLIFGQNLVPLSRGTIRVGDTVRVME